The proteins below come from a single Halobacteriovorax sp. DA5 genomic window:
- a CDS encoding FMN-binding negative transcriptional regulator — translation MHIPKLFKQEDRTELIKQMKETTFANLISNGTEGIEVNHLPLCVVEEEGKLFLFGHIARANSLWKSTLDNSEVVTTFNGPHCYISPNHYPTKKETGKAVPTWNYIVVHARGKISFIEDKEWILNSIEMLTNEQEEGGHNPWKVEDAPRDYTQKLLAAIIGIKIEVTSLEGQWKLSQNQPVENRQGVISALSSSDDPYQREVAQRMKL, via the coding sequence ATGCATATACCAAAGCTATTCAAGCAGGAAGATAGGACCGAGTTAATAAAGCAGATGAAGGAGACGACATTTGCGAATCTGATATCAAACGGAACTGAAGGGATTGAGGTTAATCATCTTCCACTTTGCGTTGTCGAAGAAGAGGGGAAGCTATTCTTATTTGGACATATTGCAAGAGCAAATTCTCTTTGGAAATCGACACTTGATAACAGTGAGGTTGTAACTACCTTCAATGGCCCTCATTGTTACATTTCTCCTAATCATTACCCAACTAAGAAAGAGACTGGTAAAGCTGTTCCAACATGGAACTATATTGTTGTTCATGCTCGTGGAAAAATTTCATTTATTGAAGATAAGGAGTGGATTCTTAATTCGATTGAGATGCTTACTAATGAACAGGAAGAAGGAGGCCACAATCCTTGGAAGGTTGAAGATGCTCCTCGTGATTATACACAAAAGCTTCTGGCCGCAATTATTGGAATTAAAATTGAAGTAACCTCTCTTGAAGGGCAGTGGAAACTTAGCCAAAACCAACCAGTTGAAAATAGACAAGGAGTGATCTCTGCTCTTAGTTCCTCAGATGATCCTTATCAAAGAGAAGTCGCTCAAAGAATGAAATTATAA
- a CDS encoding ATP-binding protein: protein MKIDYERGITYKYLIAFVSIVLFTIIAQALMQFLILQQESYSQVINLAGRQRMLSQRLAKQSLIYSFNTSVEPRSEVSKEILVTKELLFSTHEDLKNGSEDKGIAPAFSPNIKQQYADLDPILSSIDRNINCIVNLCENQKKSLEEIVKDTDLFLKNMNKIVFESADYSKTKILNLSKIELLLFSLIILLLIYEFFKILIPIKRKLVSQLKELQQKDQVITHSSKLAAIGELAAGVGHEINGPLTIIKGYLARLKKENFKSNEHEDYIVKSLEKIESSATQIENIVKGLRNFSRKDGQGLVLFDLSAVLNDCILMIEEIYEHYGISVSFENSLGELQVKGSPGKIQQVVMNLLTNARDALEQSEVKQIKVTLTSRDDKAVIEVSDSGAGISEENKRKIFEPYFTTKEYGKGSGLGLSLSHNFIKEHGGSITIDSDPGGGTTFRIEIPL, encoded by the coding sequence ATGAAGATTGATTATGAAAGAGGAATTACATATAAGTATCTTATTGCTTTCGTATCGATTGTCTTATTCACTATAATTGCTCAAGCTTTAATGCAATTTCTCATTCTTCAACAGGAAAGTTACTCCCAGGTTATTAACTTAGCTGGTCGCCAACGTATGCTAAGTCAAAGACTTGCTAAGCAGTCTTTAATTTATTCTTTTAATACTAGTGTTGAGCCAAGGAGTGAAGTAAGTAAAGAGATCCTTGTCACAAAAGAATTACTGTTTTCTACTCATGAGGATTTGAAAAATGGTAGTGAAGATAAGGGAATAGCTCCTGCATTTTCGCCAAATATTAAGCAGCAGTATGCAGATCTCGATCCCATTTTAAGTAGTATTGATAGGAATATTAACTGTATCGTAAACTTGTGTGAGAATCAAAAGAAAAGCCTTGAAGAGATTGTCAAAGATACAGATTTATTTTTAAAAAATATGAATAAGATAGTTTTTGAGTCTGCAGATTATTCTAAAACGAAAATATTAAATTTAAGTAAAATAGAGCTGCTTTTATTCTCATTAATCATTCTTCTATTAATTTACGAATTTTTTAAAATTCTTATTCCTATTAAAAGAAAGCTTGTTAGTCAATTAAAAGAACTACAACAAAAAGATCAAGTGATTACTCACAGTTCAAAGCTTGCGGCCATTGGGGAACTAGCCGCTGGTGTTGGCCATGAGATTAATGGGCCACTAACAATTATAAAGGGATACCTTGCCCGACTAAAAAAAGAGAACTTCAAATCTAATGAGCATGAAGATTATATCGTAAAGTCATTAGAGAAAATAGAATCGTCAGCAACACAGATTGAAAATATTGTTAAAGGATTAAGGAATTTTTCTCGCAAGGATGGACAAGGATTAGTTTTATTTGATCTATCTGCAGTCTTAAATGACTGTATCCTTATGATTGAAGAGATATATGAACACTATGGGATTAGCGTGTCATTTGAAAATTCTTTAGGTGAGTTACAGGTGAAAGGAAGTCCTGGAAAGATACAACAAGTTGTGATGAATTTACTTACCAATGCTAGAGATGCTCTTGAGCAGAGTGAGGTAAAGCAGATCAAAGTAACTCTCACTAGTCGTGACGATAAGGCCGTTATTGAAGTTTCTGATAGTGGTGCAGGGATTAGTGAAGAGAATAAACGAAAAATTTTTGAACCATACTTTACAACTAAGGAGTATGGAAAAGGAAGTGGATTAGGTTTATCTCTATCTCATAATTTCATCAAGGAGCATGGTGGTTCAATTACCATTGATTCAGATCCTGGGGGGGGAACAACTTTTAGAATTGAAATTCCTCTTTAA
- a CDS encoding DUF5522 domain-containing protein encodes MSRNKNKKNNLKQQYRILHDEAVKNGEDYYKDPVTGGIVSTEVRLKRMRKCCKYGCRHCPWGFKKRKS; translated from the coding sequence ATGTCTAGAAATAAGAATAAAAAGAATAACCTAAAACAACAGTACCGCATTCTACATGACGAGGCCGTCAAAAATGGTGAAGACTATTATAAGGACCCTGTTACAGGCGGTATTGTTTCAACAGAAGTACGCCTTAAACGCATGAGAAAATGCTGTAAGTATGGCTGCCGCCATTGCCCTTGGGGCTTCAAGAAAAGAAAAAGTTAG
- a CDS encoding MBL fold metallo-hydrolase RNA specificity domain-containing protein has product MRITFLGAAGGVTGSKTLLKVGKDYKEQYLVDYGLYQGAKENRERNWMSYHGASKLSAVFLTHAHIDHSGLLPRLYRDGFRGKVYCTRETFRLCQILLMDSARIHEEDAKYANRKKISRHKPALPLYTTQEAQAVLEHFEVVDFEQELTVSKNIAITFFWAGHILGASFIRVRYRAATGEVKTIVFSGDVGHKRNILLNEPQVICETDYLVLESTYGDRLHARIPAKEVLGMYLNTILKRGGVAVIPAFSVGRTQDILYLIKELMNEEAIPSVAVHLDSPLSKKANRIFNDCFRKGHVKDNVTEDIDIYPDTFEEIEDVEDSKALMEKSGPRIIVSASGMIDGGRVVYHVMKHIVDEDSGIILVGFQPEGTKGRILIDGEKELHMHKQRLPVRASIFYIDSLSAHGDYLDLIGWLNESRISPKLVILNHGEEKASSHFKTLLESQLSLRTTIATLGEEFDLENIYDNQTKVASKLAA; this is encoded by the coding sequence ATGAGAATTACTTTTCTTGGAGCAGCTGGTGGTGTTACTGGATCTAAAACTTTGTTAAAAGTTGGGAAGGATTATAAAGAGCAGTATCTTGTTGACTATGGACTCTATCAAGGGGCCAAGGAAAATCGTGAACGCAATTGGATGTCGTATCATGGTGCCAGTAAGCTAAGTGCAGTTTTTTTAACACATGCACATATTGATCATTCCGGCCTTTTACCTCGTCTATATCGGGATGGTTTTCGAGGTAAGGTTTATTGTACAAGGGAAACATTTAGGCTTTGTCAGATCTTATTAATGGATTCGGCCCGTATTCATGAAGAAGATGCTAAATATGCAAATCGAAAAAAAATTTCAAGACACAAGCCGGCCCTTCCTTTATATACAACGCAGGAAGCTCAAGCTGTTCTTGAACACTTTGAAGTTGTGGATTTCGAACAAGAGCTGACAGTTTCTAAAAATATTGCAATTACTTTTTTCTGGGCCGGCCATATTCTTGGAGCAAGCTTTATTCGAGTCCGCTATAGAGCAGCTACTGGTGAAGTGAAAACAATCGTTTTTTCTGGAGATGTTGGGCATAAGAGAAATATCCTTTTAAACGAACCTCAAGTTATCTGTGAAACTGATTATCTTGTTTTAGAGTCTACATATGGAGATAGGCTACATGCCCGTATTCCTGCAAAAGAAGTTTTAGGAATGTATCTAAATACAATTTTAAAGCGCGGTGGAGTTGCGGTTATACCCGCATTCTCAGTTGGTCGTACACAAGATATTCTCTATCTTATTAAAGAATTGATGAATGAAGAGGCCATCCCTAGTGTAGCTGTTCATTTAGATAGCCCACTTTCTAAGAAAGCTAACCGTATATTTAATGATTGTTTTCGAAAGGGTCATGTCAAAGATAATGTAACAGAGGATATCGATATTTATCCTGATACATTTGAAGAAATCGAAGATGTTGAAGATTCAAAGGCCCTTATGGAAAAGTCTGGACCTCGTATTATCGTTAGTGCTTCAGGGATGATTGATGGTGGGAGAGTTGTGTATCATGTAATGAAGCATATTGTGGATGAAGATAGTGGAATAATTTTAGTTGGCTTCCAACCTGAAGGAACGAAAGGTCGTATTCTAATTGATGGTGAAAAAGAACTCCATATGCATAAACAGAGACTTCCAGTTCGAGCTAGTATATTTTATATCGATTCATTATCTGCGCATGGTGATTACTTAGATCTTATCGGATGGCTAAATGAATCACGTATTTCACCTAAGCTTGTTATTTTAAATCATGGTGAAGAAAAGGCATCAAGTCATTTTAAAACTCTTCTCGAATCTCAGTTAAGTCTTAGGACAACGATTGCAACCTTAGGGGAGGAATTTGATTTAGAGAATATTTATGATAATCAAACAAAGGTCGCAAGTAAGTTAGCAGCGTGA
- a CDS encoding VF530 family DNA-binding protein, which translates to MNDQTNRKKDPLEGVTLKMMLTDVINLFGCKEIYAMTEINSFNDEPPMFNKILKFIRKNPWAIQKIEKMYRGNLETIEKMKRDGTVSKKDLALGSGTGGRKTKY; encoded by the coding sequence ATGAATGATCAAACAAATCGCAAGAAAGACCCCTTAGAGGGTGTAACTTTAAAGATGATGTTAACAGATGTTATCAATCTCTTTGGCTGTAAAGAAATCTATGCAATGACAGAGATCAATAGTTTCAATGATGAGCCTCCCATGTTTAATAAAATTTTAAAATTTATTAGAAAAAATCCATGGGCCATTCAAAAGATAGAGAAGATGTATCGTGGGAATTTAGAAACGATAGAAAAAATGAAACGCGATGGAACGGTATCAAAAAAAGACCTTGCACTTGGAAGTGGTACTGGTGGGCGTAAGACAAAATACTGA
- a CDS encoding tetratricopeptide repeat protein, with translation MNREAFFNDMEVLVVESIGNARVAYENAFKTLGVQRKNVRFAKTFEDALKEMKSFKPTLVFSYEVLAEGRYNQVLKEHLKILPNRTKNSFILLTQNDSIDAISRIAQQQVDLVLPIPFTVDSIKALMEELYKMKSSPSEYRQLINEAYEYVGSKHDKVFEITQKARELSKNPFETHYLEGLCQFKEEKYDEAIKSLEQAYALNSTDFNTLKLFFKAYKHQKNYYMALQYSLKLHAAYPISPDMLRDLSMVAVAARKHELILNYYEAYKKVNEPSDDIKDAIAAALVIYVQCELDKIDFDNTSIQELLRDKKYKDSLKLLEEASIICTTKPAILERMLVVLAHTPDNKTTKFIQVKQKEKFPKYENAPLMDALVCDKDSTASQSLKMAIDTLNSGYKSEILYEIIIKRSIEMNRKKESTQEWYEQAIKIFPNMKVRLDKFYNA, from the coding sequence ATGAATAGAGAAGCATTTTTTAACGACATGGAAGTTTTAGTAGTCGAGTCCATAGGAAACGCACGCGTGGCCTATGAGAATGCATTTAAAACTCTGGGGGTCCAGAGAAAGAATGTTCGATTTGCTAAAACTTTTGAAGATGCACTTAAAGAGATGAAAAGCTTTAAGCCTACTCTTGTATTCTCTTATGAAGTTCTAGCGGAAGGACGCTATAACCAAGTTCTTAAAGAGCACTTAAAAATACTTCCAAATCGTACAAAGAATAGTTTTATTCTCTTAACACAAAATGACTCTATTGATGCCATTTCAAGAATCGCGCAACAACAAGTCGATCTTGTTCTTCCGATTCCTTTTACAGTCGATAGCATCAAAGCACTTATGGAAGAACTTTACAAAATGAAGTCTTCCCCTAGTGAGTATAGACAGTTAATCAATGAAGCCTACGAGTATGTTGGTTCAAAGCATGACAAGGTTTTTGAGATCACGCAAAAAGCCCGTGAACTATCAAAAAATCCATTTGAAACACACTACCTTGAAGGTCTTTGCCAGTTTAAAGAAGAAAAGTATGATGAGGCGATAAAGTCACTTGAACAAGCCTATGCTCTAAATTCAACAGACTTCAATACATTAAAATTATTCTTTAAAGCATATAAGCATCAAAAAAATTATTATATGGCACTTCAGTATTCATTAAAACTTCATGCTGCCTACCCTATTTCTCCAGATATGCTAAGGGATCTATCGATGGTTGCAGTTGCAGCGAGAAAGCATGAGCTTATCTTAAACTACTATGAGGCGTATAAGAAAGTGAATGAACCATCTGATGATATTAAAGATGCCATTGCTGCAGCTCTTGTTATCTATGTTCAATGTGAATTGGATAAGATTGATTTCGATAATACTTCAATTCAAGAACTTCTAAGAGACAAGAAATATAAGGATTCATTAAAACTCTTAGAAGAAGCTTCAATTATCTGTACGACAAAGCCTGCAATTTTAGAGCGTATGCTAGTGGTTCTGGCCCATACGCCAGACAATAAAACGACTAAATTTATTCAAGTAAAACAAAAAGAGAAGTTTCCAAAATATGAGAATGCACCGTTGATGGATGCCCTTGTATGTGACAAAGATTCAACTGCTTCTCAATCACTAAAGATGGCCATTGATACACTAAACAGCGGCTATAAATCAGAAATCCTTTATGAAATCATCATTAAGCGCTCTATTGAGATGAACCGAAAGAAGGAAAGCACCCAAGAGTGGTATGAGCAGGCCATTAAAATCTTTCCAAATATGAAGGTTAGGCTCGATAAATTTTATAATGCTTAA
- a CDS encoding response regulator: protein MLAKKRVLVAEDEPTLNDIYVETFESFGYETIGVKNGELALDYAKHNPVDFVITDLKMPKMDGLKLLEEIGKLNAPTPPVLIITGFIDELNAQRAKELGAVDLMTKPFDFDKVILYIEEKLKQQSES from the coding sequence ATGTTAGCTAAGAAGAGGGTCTTGGTCGCCGAAGATGAACCGACATTAAATGATATCTACGTGGAAACCTTTGAGTCATTTGGTTATGAAACCATAGGTGTCAAAAATGGTGAGTTGGCCCTAGACTATGCAAAACATAATCCTGTCGACTTTGTCATCACTGATCTAAAAATGCCAAAAATGGATGGCCTAAAACTTTTGGAAGAAATTGGAAAGCTTAATGCTCCAACACCTCCAGTTTTAATTATTACAGGCTTCATTGACGAATTAAATGCACAAAGAGCAAAGGAGCTAGGTGCTGTTGATCTTATGACGAAGCCGTTCGACTTCGACAAAGTCATTCTCTATATTGAAGAAAAACTAAAGCAGCAATCAGAATCCTAA
- a CDS encoding DNA recombination protein RmuC has product MTPIIIVIVLQVVILAFLFLIFKKEHTVNFDEVTNLIRSQKDDMTETLFRNNNQLAENFSNLREIVVERLMETKGALNKDMFSFKDQLTQDLEKKFDKTNHAIQEKLEKINNKVQENLNEGFKKTNETFTGIIARLAKIDEAQKKIESLSTNVVSLQEVLTDKKSRGIFGEVQLTSLLKSVFGEGDKYYKLQFKLSNDKLVDAMLDLPEPIGRLCVDSKFPLENFKRMFEGSVEEKTVARREFVKNVKKHIDDISSKYIIKGETSEQAVLFLPAEAIFAEIHAYHEDIIAYSQKKNVWIASPTTFMATLTTVQSVLMNMERSKYMSILHEEINKLGVDFGLYEKRWGDLTKHLATVTKDVNNINITTGKISKRFQRIMEVEIDKGQTPEVEFSSQESLNDL; this is encoded by the coding sequence ATGACTCCAATAATTATTGTCATCGTTTTACAAGTTGTAATCTTAGCTTTCTTATTTCTAATTTTTAAGAAAGAACACACGGTTAATTTTGATGAAGTAACAAATCTTATTCGCTCTCAAAAAGACGATATGACAGAGACGCTTTTTAGAAATAATAATCAGCTTGCGGAGAATTTTTCAAATCTTAGAGAGATCGTTGTAGAGCGCTTAATGGAGACAAAGGGCGCACTTAATAAAGACATGTTTAGTTTTAAGGATCAGCTAACTCAAGATCTTGAAAAGAAATTTGATAAGACTAATCATGCTATTCAAGAAAAGCTTGAAAAGATTAATAATAAGGTTCAAGAAAACTTAAATGAAGGTTTCAAAAAAACTAACGAAACTTTTACTGGAATCATTGCTCGTCTTGCTAAAATTGATGAGGCCCAAAAGAAAATTGAATCTCTTTCAACGAATGTTGTAAGTCTACAAGAGGTATTAACAGATAAGAAGTCACGTGGGATTTTTGGTGAGGTTCAATTAACTTCTCTTCTTAAGTCTGTCTTTGGAGAAGGTGATAAGTACTACAAACTTCAGTTTAAGCTATCAAATGACAAGCTTGTGGATGCCATGCTTGATCTTCCTGAGCCAATTGGAAGACTTTGTGTGGACTCGAAATTTCCGTTAGAAAATTTTAAGAGAATGTTTGAGGGATCGGTTGAGGAAAAAACTGTTGCTCGTCGTGAATTTGTGAAGAACGTTAAAAAGCATATTGATGATATTTCTTCAAAATATATTATTAAGGGGGAAACTTCTGAGCAGGCCGTTTTATTCTTACCTGCAGAAGCAATCTTTGCAGAGATCCATGCTTATCACGAAGATATTATTGCTTACTCACAAAAGAAGAATGTTTGGATCGCTTCACCGACAACTTTTATGGCCACATTAACAACAGTTCAGTCAGTTCTGATGAATATGGAGCGATCTAAGTATATGTCGATTCTTCACGAAGAGATTAATAAGCTAGGAGTTGATTTTGGCCTCTATGAGAAGAGATGGGGCGATCTAACTAAGCACTTAGCGACGGTTACTAAAGATGTAAATAATATTAATATAACAACTGGAAAGATTTCTAAGAGATTTCAGAGGATTATGGAAGTTGAAATCGATAAGGGGCAAACCCCAGAAGTCGAATTTTCTAGTCAGGAAAGCCTAAATGACCTATAA
- a CDS encoding TIGR02147 family protein, with product MEIFEFKNYHKFLRYLILEAYAQRGLQAKLSKAIGCQAAYLSQVLKEKADLSEDQAYKLSVFFNFSKIETEYFLNLIRYARASTHELKSYLKYKGEKIAEEAGNLASRVNSMVIDDENEQYKDYFISWIPSAIHIATSCPKLQTIPNLANHFALSEKKVRSTLIYLEKLGLVEKHDQNYIFSGKSIHLPFESWLNTPHQMAKRIQVLDIIAKEEPNNIHYSSTFTIDEKDFLPLKEKILKLIQSTQDDIKESGTEVVCGLNIDLFET from the coding sequence ATGGAAATATTCGAGTTTAAAAATTATCATAAATTTCTTCGTTACTTGATTCTCGAGGCTTATGCACAAAGGGGACTTCAGGCAAAGTTATCAAAGGCAATTGGTTGCCAAGCTGCATATCTATCGCAGGTATTGAAGGAAAAGGCCGATCTAAGTGAAGATCAAGCGTATAAATTAAGTGTATTTTTTAACTTCTCCAAAATTGAAACAGAATATTTCTTAAATCTAATTCGCTACGCTAGGGCCTCAACTCACGAACTTAAAAGTTACTTGAAGTACAAGGGCGAGAAAATTGCTGAGGAAGCAGGTAATCTAGCTTCTAGAGTCAATTCAATGGTTATTGACGATGAAAATGAGCAATATAAAGACTATTTTATCTCATGGATACCGTCTGCGATACACATCGCGACTAGTTGTCCCAAGTTACAAACAATTCCTAATCTGGCCAATCACTTTGCACTAAGTGAGAAAAAAGTTAGATCAACTCTTATCTACTTAGAAAAGCTTGGCCTAGTTGAAAAACATGATCAAAACTACATCTTTAGCGGAAAGTCTATACACCTTCCATTTGAGTCTTGGCTAAACACACCTCATCAGATGGCAAAGAGAATACAAGTGTTAGACATCATTGCCAAAGAAGAGCCTAATAATATTCATTATTCTTCTACATTTACGATTGATGAAAAAGATTTCTTACCTCTAAAGGAGAAAATTTTAAAGCTAATTCAATCCACTCAAGATGACATTAAGGAATCTGGAACAGAAGTTGTTTGTGGCCTGAATATTGATTTATTTGAAACTTAA
- a CDS encoding M23 family metallopeptidase, whose product MRQHTKLLLFFFILFIYSCAGIKPLPKLGTYEVEQRVAYPGKVNKIVLQLPSIGEKFRVLCGEETLGHNVKGNTLETVWAPQYWYFETKDGEETNAPTSVHCYLKSEVYGQEVQYHIATFEVKPFEYKKSYIKVSKKHVDLAPEDVKRWQEEVKLQKEAYATAELEKSLTDKEFIKPLNSKITAYYGNRRVFNDKKNSWHSGTDMRARRPTPVKASNDGKVILVKDLFFNGNAVFIDHGAGVITMYCHLSKFKVKQGETVKRGQVIALSGNTGRSSAPHLHWGVRVQGKWIDGLQFIKEKGREQKAQKYVTPKVEGKN is encoded by the coding sequence ATGAGACAACACACAAAGCTATTACTATTTTTCTTTATTCTATTTATTTATTCATGTGCTGGAATTAAGCCATTACCTAAGCTTGGAACTTATGAAGTTGAGCAGCGTGTGGCCTATCCTGGTAAGGTCAATAAAATCGTCTTGCAATTGCCAAGTATTGGCGAAAAATTTCGCGTTCTATGTGGCGAAGAGACACTTGGCCACAATGTGAAAGGGAATACGCTTGAAACAGTCTGGGCACCGCAGTATTGGTATTTTGAAACAAAAGACGGTGAAGAGACAAACGCACCAACTTCGGTTCACTGTTACCTAAAGTCTGAAGTATACGGACAAGAGGTTCAATACCATATTGCAACTTTTGAAGTTAAGCCATTTGAGTATAAGAAGTCTTATATTAAGGTTTCTAAAAAACACGTGGATTTAGCTCCTGAGGATGTTAAGCGTTGGCAGGAAGAGGTGAAGTTACAAAAAGAAGCCTATGCAACTGCTGAACTTGAAAAGTCATTAACTGATAAAGAATTTATTAAGCCACTAAACTCAAAAATTACTGCCTATTATGGAAACCGTCGTGTCTTTAATGATAAGAAAAATAGCTGGCACTCAGGAACAGATATGCGTGCCAGAAGGCCAACTCCTGTAAAAGCTTCGAATGATGGTAAAGTTATTCTTGTTAAAGATCTCTTTTTTAATGGAAATGCCGTCTTTATTGACCACGGTGCAGGTGTCATCACGATGTATTGCCACTTGTCAAAATTCAAGGTTAAGCAAGGTGAAACAGTTAAGCGTGGTCAAGTCATCGCTTTAAGTGGTAATACTGGTCGTTCTAGTGCTCCACACTTACACTGGGGTGTTCGTGTGCAAGGCAAGTGGATTGATGGACTACAGTTCATTAAAGAGAAAGGGCGAGAGCAAAAGGCCCAAAAATATGTTACGCCAAAAGTTGAAGGGAAGAATTAA
- the hisS gene encoding histidine--tRNA ligase, producing the protein MAIIKPQNAKGTRDFGPIESSRRNHIFETIKKRFQSHGFMPLETPAVENLNVLTGKYGEEGDKLLFRVLNSGDFLKKVKPEDLEEKNLSAVSSKMCDRGLRYDLTIPFARYVCANLNELALPFKRYQIQPVWRADRPQKGRYREFYQCDGDIIGTESLLSEVSLVEVYHDVFKDLKIDGVEIVINNRKILQGIASVLGVSDKLTDMTVAIDKLDKIGAEKVGEELLGRGFNEDQVSRLSTLLTLEGDSNKKLSTIREFLGTDEIGKLGLEELEFVLSNVRELGIENLVFDPTLARGLDYYTGCIFEVKLVDGSMGSIGGGGRYDDLTSMFGQKEKLSGVGISFGAERIYDVMLDRGLFEEISASVDYMIINMSDEDQKEYLQIARKFRVEGHSIEIYPTSAKMKKQMTYANKRGVKNVIFYGDAEKERGVLQVKHMESGEQSEIKL; encoded by the coding sequence ATGGCGATTATTAAGCCGCAAAATGCAAAAGGTACAAGAGATTTTGGTCCAATTGAGTCATCAAGAAGAAATCATATTTTTGAAACAATTAAAAAGAGGTTCCAATCTCACGGTTTTATGCCACTTGAAACGCCGGCCGTTGAAAACCTGAACGTACTTACGGGAAAATATGGAGAGGAAGGAGATAAACTTCTTTTTCGTGTTCTGAACTCAGGAGACTTTTTAAAGAAAGTAAAACCAGAAGATTTAGAAGAAAAGAATCTTTCAGCTGTTTCGAGCAAAATGTGTGATCGTGGCCTTCGCTACGACCTAACAATTCCATTTGCTCGTTATGTATGTGCAAATCTTAATGAGCTGGCCCTGCCATTTAAACGCTACCAAATTCAGCCTGTATGGCGAGCTGATCGCCCTCAAAAAGGTCGCTATAGAGAGTTCTATCAATGTGATGGAGATATCATCGGAACAGAATCACTACTAAGTGAAGTTTCTTTAGTTGAGGTTTATCACGATGTATTTAAAGATCTAAAAATCGACGGTGTTGAAATCGTTATCAATAACAGAAAGATTCTTCAGGGTATCGCAAGTGTTCTTGGAGTTAGTGACAAACTAACAGATATGACAGTTGCCATTGATAAGCTTGATAAGATTGGTGCTGAAAAAGTTGGTGAAGAGCTACTTGGCCGCGGATTCAATGAAGATCAAGTAAGTCGCCTCTCTACTCTACTAACACTTGAAGGTGACTCAAATAAGAAGCTTTCAACAATTAGAGAGTTCCTTGGTACTGATGAAATTGGTAAGCTTGGCCTAGAAGAGCTAGAATTTGTTCTTTCAAACGTAAGAGAGCTTGGTATTGAAAACCTAGTATTTGACCCTACTCTGGCCAGAGGACTTGATTACTACACTGGCTGTATCTTCGAAGTTAAGCTAGTTGATGGTTCAATGGGAAGCATCGGAGGCGGTGGACGCTACGATGACTTAACAAGTATGTTTGGTCAAAAAGAGAAACTCTCAGGTGTTGGTATCTCATTTGGAGCAGAAAGAATTTATGATGTGATGCTTGATCGCGGATTATTCGAAGAGATTAGTGCAAGCGTTGATTATATGATCATCAACATGAGTGATGAAGACCAAAAAGAATACCTACAAATTGCTCGTAAATTTAGAGTAGAAGGCCACTCGATTGAAATCTACCCTACTTCAGCAAAAATGAAGAAACAGATGACTTACGCTAACAAGCGTGGAGTTAAGAATGTAATCTTCTATGGTGATGCTGAGAAGGAAAGAGGCGTGCTACAAGTGAAGCATATGGAATCTGGAGAACAATCAGAAATTAAACTTTAA
- a CDS encoding CBS domain-containing protein, which produces MKHISVEEFTTPAVHVVDQNASIDIAFKIMKDNGIRHLPVSDGNQIVGIISERDVMSIYGKSWCDGVLVKDFMNESVLAVNKDDSLGEVAYQLSSNKVGSAIVLNNRNRVYGIFTVTDALNALVEVFVDDAYKRSDLRN; this is translated from the coding sequence ATGAAGCATATATCAGTCGAAGAATTTACTACTCCCGCAGTTCACGTTGTTGATCAAAATGCCAGTATCGATATCGCTTTTAAGATTATGAAAGATAATGGAATTAGGCATCTTCCTGTAAGTGACGGGAATCAAATTGTGGGAATCATTTCAGAAAGAGATGTTATGTCAATTTATGGAAAGAGCTGGTGTGATGGAGTTTTAGTTAAAGACTTCATGAATGAATCTGTTCTTGCTGTTAACAAGGACGATAGCTTAGGTGAAGTAGCTTATCAGCTATCAAGTAATAAAGTTGGCTCAGCAATTGTACTTAATAATAGAAATCGTGTGTACGGTATTTTTACTGTTACAGATGCACTAAATGCTTTAGTCGAAGTTTTTGTCGATGACGCTTATAAGAGAAGTGATCTTAGAAATTAA